In the genome of Mytilus edulis chromosome 14, xbMytEdul2.2, whole genome shotgun sequence, the window AACTAGTAATTGTGTTACAGATGTTTAATActaaaaattcagaaaatattgagcacatttattattgcgaatttTTAAGGATGGACAAAACTGCGAGTTTAGTTATtgcgatttaaaaaaacaatctgCATACAGATCTATGTTTCAGCTATCAGAATGCGATTTTTATCCAAGTTGCATTATTGGCATTAACCACGCAGCAATAATTCCTGAAATAGATAATTCCGATTTGGGTTCAAAAATTAATTTGCCACTTTCTCCTGGGTTCCCATCACATCCTACTAGACGAGATAGCACGTAGTGGGATATTTTTGCATATCTACAGGGCCACTGCACAGGGGACATCATGAAATTACCATTCTTTAACCTTAATATCTTCCATTGAGCTTGTGGACCTATCACCCTAGATGATTTATCAAAGCCTCTGCAGTTTCCGTCACGTGTCATGTGAACATACCAAGATGGCCATCTGACAGACCAAATTGTGAAAATACTATCTTCCGTTGATACTTCTTGAAACCTAAAAAGATTTTGATTTTCTATCGGAGTCGTCGAACCCCACATAGAACCCCAACTATTACTTGACATTATAAGTTCATAATGTACCCATTTTTCCGAACTTATGGAAAATTCACCTTGCAAATCGTCGGTTAATCGTTGGAATTCCATCCCTAAACTTTTGACAAATGTTGTGGTTTCAATATGTTCCGAAGGATTAAAAAGAGTTAATATAGTAATTGTATTACAATCTGGTTCTGTAAGAAACAGAAGACGCTGTTTATGCAtgtcatcttcttttttaataatatttcttaTGACATCACTCGTATGCGCTACTTCGACATTTTTCATTTCCCAAACACCAAGACATTTCTTTTGACAACatgttaaaattgaaaacattCTCCACAACATAGATGATCGAATTGCTGCAATTCTTACATATAAGTTTATTAAACAAATAGTTCTCTTTGCCTCGACAACATTTTGAAGCTTCATTCCGTTTTCGATATCGTATTTTAAATTTCCTAGGATTGCTGAGCCCTGATAGAGATCTATTACCGACATCATGTGATCAATATCTTTTTGATTTACATCCTTGCATTTAGACTCCAACGTACATAGATATGATTCTGAAACATGAAATTTATCTAGTATACCTCTAACTTTTGTTTTTAGTTCTTCTGTTTCAATACTATTAATAATAGTAGAGTCAGTTTGTTCGTTGTCTTTCCATATAATGCCTAAAACTGCACAGCCTACAGATACTATGATATTTGGAATTGGACCGATAACCGGAAAGACTGCACTAGCAATGATTGATACAATTTTCAGGCTGCCTACCACGTTTTCGCAAGTCAGTTTACTTCGCAAAGTTTTGATTACAGCTGCAATGCCTTTAACTGCAGCGACAGTCTTCTGATCTTCCAGTCCTTGTCTTAACTTATCATTATATTTTGTTGTTGACAAGAACTCTTCAAGATTCTTAAGGCTATCTTCCATGGTGTAAGAGCGTTTAATATCTGAAAGGTAAACGACTATATTCCTAGAAATATAAACAAACGTATTTTAATATATCCGTACTCCGTCTAATTTACCAAGGTTATCTTGccttaaacatgtaaaaataaaattgcctTTTTTATCAACATGTGTTTACTATTTGTCTTATCGAACTCATCCACGAAAGAATCGATTTTGCTGGATTATAACGTTTTCTTAACGTTGTCAAATAAtatttaaactcatcatagataccagacaTAAAATTATGTAGGCAATACGCCCATTCCATCTATCATCTATTATAAAGTCTCTCAAACCTAATAGATAAACCAAAAAGAATCATATTATAAACTTATAACCATATCAAAGATAGTTTATGTCAACAAAAAATGCTCACATTTTCTTTGTTGATTTGCCTTCATTGTGAATATCTAGCTGAAATTTTTTCGAtgattaaatcatgatttgtTATAACTGTATTTTCTTCTGCTCTGACCAATTTTGTCACCCGTAGTCATATTTACCTTCCCCCTCCCCCGGTTGGTCTTAAAGGTTGTACTTGTAAAAACCTTTGTTTCATTAATCGCCTCTTTTGGGTAAATGTATACTACtcttatataatttgttttatttatgatcGCTATGTTTCATCATATAAAGACATAACCTTGGAATGTTACCAGTTTGTAATCACATAGTTGCAGCGTCTTTTGAATTTTGTCCAAAAGTAATGGTTGGAATAGTACACAATTTGAGTATACTGTTAATCCCTTAGACGTTACCAGACAGTCCTATAATTTGAATTCTTAAAAAACGTGTAAATGCATATCTCATTTTaggagatatttttcaaaacttcattgtAAAGGTGGAACAGTTTTATTCGTAAAAGGAGTTATAAAAGTTGCAGTGTCAATGTTTACAGAATGCATGGATGAGACTAATACATCCCTGCATTACAATCTTTTGCTCTAGCCGTTACTTATGAAGGTCATATCTTAATTAACCTAGTCATTCAcaaatttactgtaacatatactcTGTTCGTACAACCATCTTCGTCAACAAAAAAATGAGTCAGTATTACAGTAGAcgtattagttatcttggttcaGTTGTATGTTTTAACCATTTTAAAAAACTAACCTGTAAGAAATTGAATCCACCCGTCAAAACAAGATAACCTATATAAAAGAGCATCACATGATTTATCAAATGTTCGACAATGTGGACAAAAACATGTGACAAAACCGATAATAGATAATATTTACTTATAGCTGTATatttacattgtgtatgaaaaaGTTGACAAAGTGGTTACACAAGTACAGTTAAGGAAGGCATACTTTGTGTAAGGTTCTGTTAACGTCGATAATgtagttttaattgttcttatatttattttcttctgcCATTGTCTATTCTTCTAGGGTATTGTTTTCACAAGAGGTTTCTGTAATTAATAATCAGCAGTTATTGAACTTTTAAATCATCTTGTTTAACCTATTCAACCACATATTTTGACACGTACATTGTTTTCGACAGTAAAAGATAAATATTCATCTGCTACATTCTCAGGTTGTCGCAAATAATTTAATCTAAAACGTTAAAGGCTTGATAACGAGATATCTACATTGTATATGACTtgataataaatatgaaatataaatgtcATAATATAAGTATCGACTGATTTTATTTTACTTGTAATTTAATGTATTGAATTTAGTTAAAATTCTTCGTGTATTGACAAAGAGCACATGGCTAATATACGGAGACATATTTCTAGCTGTTAAAAAAGAATGATTGATTTAGCATGTTAAATGCTTTAAACATGTCTCCTgatataaaaatagataaaaattgaATGAATGTGTTCGCGACGACTAGTTTTATAGATAAATTGAATTAAGCTGTCGTACTTAAATATCATGTCACatgtgtatatagatataggaagataaggtgtgagtgccaatgagacaactctccatccaaataacaatttataaaagtaaaccattaaggGTCAATGAACatgctttcaacacggagccttggctcacaccaaacaacaagctataaagggcataTATACGTATATAGATCATTGTGTCAACTTCAGGTTCCGATATCAACCAAGTATATTAAATAAGAGATCTTGATTATTATATTCAGCGGAATGGTGTCATTTGATTATACTCAGACATTTTAAGGTTCATTGTAGTTTAAAGGCGTCATCAACACTCTAATTGAAAATTATTAAGACATTTCTGGGCTCGTCATTCTTGTATATTGTACATATTTTTAATCTTTCGTTTgtcattaaaatatttgaaaagcaTGAAGCTCTTGTGAAACAAAAAGTCATGAACAATATTAAGATGATTTTACAATTTACCAAGCTCTGATTTATAACGAGTCTTAAACGTAATGTAGATAACCAAAGCACTTTATACATCAACTAAATATCTTCAAAAAATCAAGAATcgatttttttctgtgtttttcacttgttttttaaaaactttaatttctcaAATGAATTGTCCCGATTCTTATGAATGTAACATGCTTCActcattttcttaaaatgtttatGCTGTGAGCGTGTTTGAATATCATGTGAATGTACTAAATACTAGTAAGCTTTACAATCAGCTTCCAATATAAAccaggtatattttttatatatcattatattCAGCGCTATGGTGTCATTTCATTTAATCAGACATTTATAGGTTCAAAGCAGTTTCAGACGTCATTTAAACTCGAATTGGTAATTAATAAGACAAATTCTCTTCAAATATCAACCTAatgtataaaaaatcaaaaatcaatgtttatgaaaaagaaaatttctttaataGGTTTTGCCGTCAAGTCTCATTACTTATTGAAACAAATCTGCAGGATATCAATGCCAAAAACATATGTAAACGATCACTAAATACCAAATTATACAATGTTGCCTTTCACAACGGAAATATAAAGATTTTACCACTGCTTCGAGTATGATACGATGCTCGTCGggcgttttaatttttttaaatttaactgtcgagagtggatgaATATCGTATCACCAATGTTCCATAGATATTAATGACGATGtttaaattgacattgcgataagacgtgtcacggtacttgtctatcccaaattcatgtatttggttttgatgttatatttgttattctcgtgggattttgtctgatgcttggtccgtttctgtgtgtgttagttacattgtagtgttgtgtcgttgttctcctcttatatttatgcgtctccctcagttttagtttgttgccccgattttgttttttgtccatggatttatgagtttgaacagcggtatactactgttgcctttatttacataataAACTAAATCATTGTCTTTTACTGaagtttatttttgacattttctttCAAACCATCAAGCATGATGGTAACCAACTCATTGGTCTTTTCtataatttgtaaaaatgcatgaggttttttaactttaaaatgaaGTCGCTGAAAGAACTGCTAGTAGTATGAGTTATCAACAGAACAATTACTTCTTCCACATTGTGTGTAGAATCAAGGAGATTGCGAAGGTTACTTCTTTAACTAAAGCACTGATATGTTTCAACCTTTTTCCGGCCGTGACTGGTAGTGAGGAAAATACAATTTGAGTCATCATCCAGTATTTCCGAACTCGTTCTTACAATGGAAGATACAATTGTTAAATTGGAATGGTCGGTAAGTACAAGAGGTGTATTGTTGGCTTTATGattcttatatagatataggaagatgaggtatgagggtcaatgagacaactctctatccaaataacaatttataaaagtaaaccattataggtcaatgtacggccttcaacacggagcattggctcacaccgaacaataagctataaagggcccgaaaattactagtgtaaaaccattcaaacgggaaaaccaacggtctagctatataaaaaacgagaaacgagaaacacgtataaattacataaacaaacgacaactactgtatatcagattccggtaccaaaccttctccctttttatgaaacaatagcataacatcataacatagaaaaacacacgataaaatatatattggaaggcttaactcaatcaaaaaacacaaattaacacactatgaacgaataattGTGATCTGTATTTCAGATGTATCTCTGTACTTCAGTTGTATTTAACAGACACTTCTGATTACATTCTCTCAGCTCTCTTTATATTTCACCTGCAATTGAACTGCATTGCAATCATTTATATCCTGATAAAACATGTATTACTTTTCAATAAGAAAATTCTATAATAAAAGTTATAAAGCGAGAGGTTAgcctagccataaaaccaggtttaacctattatttttcttaaactatcccgTACCAAGTcataacagttttatcaaaaagttcgtttctatgtacgTTGGCgggtattttatttttgtgacttcaatgtttctgttgttcgTTTGTTTTCCTCTGATAGTTGATGTGTTACTTTTGGTTTTATTTGATAATCATGGTTTGTTATCTCTCGGtcgatttttgacttttgaatactGGTAAACTACTGTTCCctatatataacatgtttaagtaAATATTGACAAGACAGATACAACATATATGTTTTCcttcatttaaaacatttaaaatgtacatttatttgtTAGTCTAAGAAAACAGCTACCAAAGCCGTATGTTTTGTATAGTAGAATTTCATTTACAAAAGGTAAATATAACGTATTGGTTGAATCTGTGGTTTGACAACTCCACATCTAGTTTGTTTTCACAAGTCCTACTACTTTAACACCCAGAAGGTCGAACTATACCTAGAATAAGTTCGAAGGGCTATAAATTAACTATATCTTCTCATCAATCTGTTACTAAAAGAATAGGAT includes:
- the LOC139502730 gene encoding toxin CfTX-B-like — its product is MEDSLKNLEEFLSTTKYNDKLRQGLEDQKTVAAVKGIAAVIKTLRSKLTCENVVGSLKIVSIIASAVFPVIGPIPNIIVSVGCAVLGIIWKDNEQTDSTIINSIETEELKTKVRGILDKFHVSESYLCTLESKCKDVNQKDIDHMMSVIDLYQGSAILGNLKYDIENGMKLQNVVEAKRTICLINLYVRIAAIRSSMLWRMFSILTCCQKKCLGVWEMKNVEVAHTSDVIRNIIKKEDDMHKQRLLFLTEPDCNTITILTLFNPSEHIETTTFVKSLGMEFQRLTDDLQGEFSISSEKWVHYELIMSSNSWGSMWGSTTPIENQNLFRFQEVSTEDSIFTIWSVRWPSWYVHMTRDGNCRGFDKSSRVIGPQAQWKILRLKNGNFMMSPVQWPCRYAKISHYVLSRLVGCDGNPGESGKLIFEPKSELSISGIIAAWLMPIMQLG